Proteins from a genomic interval of Vicia villosa cultivar HV-30 ecotype Madison, WI unplaced genomic scaffold, Vvil1.0 ctg.000287F_1_1, whole genome shotgun sequence:
- the LOC131626423 gene encoding agamous-like MADS-box protein MADS9: MGRGKIEIKRIENSSNRQVTYSKRKNGILKKAKEISVLCDAQVSLILFGASGKMHEYISPSTTLIDVLDRYQRASGKTLWDAKHENLSNEIDRIKKENDSMQIELRHLKGEDITSLNYKELMSLEDALENGLTGVRDKKMEVHRMFKRNGKILEDENKELNFLLQQHLALEGVGNMHGQWI; encoded by the exons ATGGGAAGAGGTAAGATTGAGATCAAGAGGATTGAAAACTCAAGCAACAGACAAGTTACCTATTCAAAGAGAAAGAATGGTATCCTCAAGAAGGCAAAGGAAATAAGTGTTCTCTGTGATGCTCAAGTTTCTCTTATTCTCTTTGGTGCTTCTGGGAAGATGCATGAATACATCAGTCCCTCCACCAC GTTGATTGATGTTCTTGACAGATACCAGAGAGCTTCTGGAAAAACTCTCTGGGATGCTAAACATGAG AACCTTAGCAATGAAATTGATAGAATCAAAAAGGAGAATGACAGCATGCAAATTGAACTCag GCACTTGAAGGGAGAGGACATTACTTCACTGAATTACAAAGAGCTTATGTCTCTTGAGGATGCCCTTGAAAATGGCCTGACTGGTGTTAGAGACAAAAAG ATGGAAGTGCATAGGATGTTCAAGAGAAAT GGAAAGATTCTGGAAGATGAAAACAAGGAACTCAACTTTCTTTTG CAACAACATTTGGCACTGGAAGGTGTGGGAAACATGCATGGACAATGGATTTAA